One Clostridiaceae bacterium genomic region harbors:
- the cas2 gene encoding CRISPR-associated endonuclease Cas2, whose translation MFVILFYDFGEKRVGKALKICRKYLNWIQNSVFEGEITQANLKKLKYELTSIMNKKEDSLIIYDFANMRYSNREVIGVEKNPHSIFL comes from the coding sequence ATGTTTGTAATACTATTCTATGATTTTGGAGAAAAGAGGGTTGGAAAGGCACTGAAGATATGCAGGAAGTATTTAAATTGGATTCAAAATTCAGTGTTTGAAGGAGAAATTACTCAGGCAAATTTAAAAAAACTGAAATATGAATTAACATCCATAATGAATAAAAAAGAAGATTCATTAATTATATATGACTTTGCAAATATGAGATATTCTAACAGAGAAGTAATAGGTGTTGAAAAAAATCCTCATTCAATTTTCCTATAA